The Nocardia vinacea genome contains the following window.
AATCATCTCCGCAGATCGCCGCAGCTTTCACACTCGGACGGCTGCCCGCGTTCGACCTAGTGGTCGCCGACGAGGCACACCGGATCGCCGGTGACGACTCCACAGTTTTCGCAACGGTTCTCGAAGCTGACGCCATCAAGGCGCACCGCCGCCTGTTCATGACCGCGACACCGCGCTACTACACCGGTCGCGTCCGAAAGGCCGCGCAGGACGCGGAAATGGACGTCGCGTCGATGGACGATCCGACCAGATTCGGCGAGGTGTTCCACCGACTGAGTTTCGGCGAGGCCATCAGCCGGAAACTTCTCACCGACTATCAGGTCGCCATTGTCGGCGTGGACAACGCGACGTACCGCGAGTGGGTGGAAAAGGGCACCTTGGTCATGCGCGATGGCAAAGCCACCGACGCCCGGACCCTGGCAAGCCAGATAGGGCTGGCTAAAGCGATGCGCAAATACGACCTCCACCGGATCATCAGTTTTCATTCCCGCGTCGCCCGAGCCCGCGCGTTCGCCTCCGAGATGCTGGAGGTCATCGAGTGGATGCCAGCCCGCCAGCGGCCGAAGGGCACGTTGTGGACGGGATACGCCTCTGGAGAGATGACCGCCGGTGAACGCCACCTCCGGCTCCGACGACTGCGGCAGCTCGAAGACGGCGAGCGCGGGCTGTTGGCCAACGCCCGATGCCTCTCTGAGGGAGTCGATGTCCCGACACTTGACGGTGTCGCGTTCATCGACCCCCGCCGCAGCGAGGTGGACATCGTGCAGGCGGTCGGCAGGGCGATCCGACTGGCGGAGGACAAGACCGTCGGAACAATCGTGCTTCCGGTGTTCATAGACACCGAGACCGACCCCGAGAAGGCGCTCAAGGATTCCTCCTTCAAACCGGTGTGGGATGTCATCAATGCGCTCCGGGCACACGACGAGGAGCTAGCCGAGCAAATCGACACCATCCGCTTCGAACTCGGCAGGAAGGGCGGTCGCGCAAGGATTCCGGACAAGATTCATTTCGACGTCTCGCCGCGGGTGAGTGCGAGTTTTGCCCGTGCCTTTGATGTTCGGTTGGTCGAGAAGACCAGCGCGAAATGGGAGTTCTGGTATGGGCTGCTTGCCAGGTATGTCGCCGCGAATGGCGCGGCACAGGTTCCTGTCGATTTCGTTGTAGAGGGGTTTGCGCTCGGGCAGTGGGCGAGTGTGCAGCGGGGTATGTACTCGAAGGGAACGCTGAGCGACGAGCGGCGAGCCAGATTGGAGACGCTTCCGGGTTGGTCGTGGGATGTCCTGTCGGACAGGTGGGATGTCTGGATGGGGCTTATGAACGAATTCGTCGCCGAGCATGGTCATGCCAACGTGCCGTTTCCTTACACGGTCGGCGAGTACAACCTCCGGAGCTGGGTTGCCATCCAGCGCGGGGCATTCCGACGAGGACAGCTGTCCAAAGAACGTATCCGCGAACTCGAAGCTCTGCCGGATTGGTCGTGGGACTTGGTTCAGGACATCTGGCAGCAGAACTACAACGCCCTCACGAAGTTCGCTGAACGTGTCGGGCACGCCCGCGCCCCACAGAGGCATGTCGAGAGCGAGTTGAACCTCGGGACATGGGTTGCGGTTCAACGCAGAAACCGCGAGGAGATGTTCTCGGAGCGGCGGGCCCTCCTGGAAGCTCTTCCCGGATGGTCATGGGACCCCTACACCGAACGCTGGGAGAAGGCATACGCAGTTTTGGTGGCGTTCACCGAGCGCGAGGGTCATGCTCGCGTCCTCATCTCGCATCGTGAGAATGGTTTTCCGCTGGGGAGATGGGTTACACACCAACGCCGCAAGCGGGACAAGCTGACCGTCGAGCAGCGCAAGCGTCTGGAGGCTCTTCCAGGCTGGAACTGGGACGCGCGGTCGGATCTCTGGCATCGAAAGTTCGCGCTGCTGCAACAGTTCCAGCGGAGGCGAGGACACGCATTGGTTCCACAGAAACACATCGAGGACGGCATCAAGCTCGGATCGTGGGTCAACGAGCAACGGAACAGAAGAGACGAGATCAGTGCCGAACGGCGCGCGCTGCTGGAGTCCGTGCCTGGGTGGGCGTGGGATCCGCATACCGCAGCCTGGGAACGCGGATACCGCGCGTTGGTTGAGTTTGCCCATCAAGAGGGTCACGCCCGTGTCCCCGCCGGACACGTCGAGGCCGGTGTGAAGCTTGGCGTGTGGGTGGGTGAGCAGCGGGCAAACCAAGCAACGATGCACCAGGAACGCAGAAGGCGGCTCGAAGCAGTCCCGGGCTGGAGTTGGAACTCCATAGAGGACTCTTGGATGGAACACCTCGAGGTGCTACGAGCCTTCGCTGCTAGGGAGGGCCACACCAACGTTTCCGTGGACCACATCGAAAACGGCTTGAAGCTCGGACAGTGGACACGGCTCCGGCGGCGCGAGCTTACGAAACTCACACAGCAGAGAAAAGCCCTACTGGAATCCGTTCCTGGCTGGTTCTGCGGTAGGAAGTCGGACTACCTCTGGAGCCAGAAGCTTGGACTTCTGAAGCAGTTCATCACTCGCGAAGGTCACGCGCGCATTCCCGAAGGCCATATCGAAGACAGCGTGAGGCTCGACATTTGGGTAAGAGAACAGCGGGCAGAGAGGGCGAACCTCTCTGCCGAGCGAAAAGCCGGACTTGAAGCATTGCCCGGATGGAGGTGGACCATTTTCCAGGAAGTGTGGGGTGAAAGGTACGACCTGGTAGTGAAGTTCGCCGCTCGAAAGGGGCACTCCCGTGTCCCCCAGAGTCATCTCGAGGACGGGGTAGCTCTCGGTTCGTGGGTTGCAGTTCAGCGGCAGAAGCGAGATGCCCTGACCGCAGAGCGCCGGGAGAAGTTGGAGAATCTTCCTGGTTGGGCATGGAACCCGCACGATGCACGATGGGAGAGCACGTATGAACTCCTTCGGGAGTACATCAAGGAGCACGGTACTAGCCGTGTGGCGTATAGCCGCAATTACAAAGGTACGAAGCTCGGCAACTGGGTAAGCCTCCAACGCAGCAACTACACGAAGCGCAAGCTGAGCGCGGAGCGTCAACACAGGCTTGAGAAGCTCACGGGCTGGGAGTGGACAATTTAGACCCGGTCCGATCGCGCGGTAGATGAGCGGGACGGTTCACAGCCCGGCTTGGAAATAGTTGCAGATCCGGTCGAAATGTCGGCCACCGTGGCGAGGACTTGTCCAGGGATTGGACAGCGCCGTCGGTGTGCTGCGGCGGCGCTGCTCAGACTGACCTGGTGGAATGACAACGGCGCACATGTCAATGGGACTGCGTTCGGGAGACCGGACCGCGCGGCTTATCGTTGGTGCGTTGCGCGCGCTTGTGCCCGGCGCTGTGCCACCAGGTAGTGGCCTCGGAGTTCTGTCCTCGATAGCGGAGCCGGATCGCGAGGTTGTGCATCGCATCGGTGTGACCGGCTTCGGCGGCCCGCCGGTACCAGGTGATGGCTTCGTCGAAGTGGAAAGATTTGTCGAGCATGACGGCAAGGTTGTACATGGCGTCGGCATTGCCGGCTTCTCCGGCCAGGCGCCACCAACGTTCGGCGTCGTCGATGTGTCGTGCCTCGTACAGCAGATTTGCCAGGTTTCCCATTGCATCAGAGCTGCCCAGCTCGGCGGCCCTGCGGTACCAATCGTGTGCTTCGCGTGCTTGTCTGCGGGTAACGAGCAGATTGGCGAGGTTGTTCATTGCGCCGATATGGCCTTGGGATGCGGCGCGCCGCCATGAGATCTCCGCTTGGGGGAGATCACCGTGGTTGGCGGAGTGCCAACCACTTTCGAACAGAGTCTCGCTGTCGGCTCCTGTGCCTGGTGCGATCGGGGCCTCGGCGCCGGGTGTCAGTTGGTAGTTGGGTGTGGTGAACAAGCGCAATTCGCCGGCGACATTGACGCTTCGTCGTTGCGGGCGGGGCTGCCGATTCTGGCGCAGAATCTGGTCGACCCTCCGATAGAGCTCGTCGAGAGTGAGGCCGGTGTCGGCCGCCGCCGTGAGCAGCGCGCCGGTGAAGGCGGTGTGGCGCTGGCCTTCAGGTGCAAGTGAGGTTTCGTCTCTGGCGGAGGAAGTGATGGTGTAGGTGCCTCTAATATCGATTTGACCGTCTATGACGGCAGCGGGGTACTCATGGCCTCGAACGCGCGCCCCGAGAAGCAGCAGTCCAGAATCAGGATTCGTGCGCGGGCCGGGCTGTCCATGAGTTCGTCTCGCAGCGTTGTGAACGGCACCGAACTCCATTCGGGGTGGTCGCGGTCGGTGCCGGGCAGTACCAGATAGAGGCGCCCACCCCGCCCGACCAGTCCGTGTCCGGCGTAGTACACGAGCAGGACATCGTGGGCGTTCTGCGCGGCGGTAGCGATAGCCTCGCCGACCTGCATGCTCTGGTCAGGATTGGTGAGGACGGTGCAGTGCTCTTCGGAGAATGCGCCACCGGGGGCGGTCAGGGTCCGGGCGAGGTCTTCGACATTGTTGCGGGCGGCCGGAATATCGGAGAACGTGGGATCGGCGTATCGGCTCACCCCGATGAGGGCGGCGCGCCAACCGTCTCGCTTCGGTGCCGCCGTCATTGCCGGTTGTTGAGTTGTTCCAGCATGGTTTGCACGGCCTGGGTGATTTCCGGCATGGTGACTCGCTCGGCATCGAGGGTTATCTCGCCTGTGGTGGCGCTGAGAGTGAGGGCGATTTTGGATCGCCGGACGGTGAACCACGTGGTCAGCGACCGGGCCAGAGCGGTTGCGGTTCCGCCGGCTCCGAGGGT
Protein-coding sequences here:
- a CDS encoding effector-associated constant component EACC1, yielding MPEPQDQLTIRMDGSSDDLFQLLEWFNDNDDLRGRVSLPKKRIRPGEMGGLSDVLVVTLGAGGTATALARSLTTWFTVRRSKIALTLSATTGEITLDAERVTMPEITQAVQTMLEQLNNRQ
- a CDS encoding DEAD/DEAH box helicase; this encodes MGTFVELFNHLDINPAVRGKEFEHLCKWFLTNDPTYKATLRRVWLWDDWPGRWAADAGIDLVAEDHDGKIWAIQAKAYAPDHTVTKNDVNKFLAESSRAVYSFRLLIATTDKLHHIARRTINDQEKHVSFLGLSDLLTSEVDWPSEPTNLRPTPPPKSAEPHDYQREAIHNVIEGFQTAERGQLIMACGTGKTLTSLFIKEKLDAERTLVLLPSLSLLKQTMHIWRVNAKKSFESLPVCSDETVAENADEAVTHISELGVPVTTEPADIAAFLRRRSGPRVVFSTYQSSPQIAAAFTLGRLPAFDLVVADEAHRIAGDDSTVFATVLEADAIKAHRRLFMTATPRYYTGRVRKAAQDAEMDVASMDDPTRFGEVFHRLSFGEAISRKLLTDYQVAIVGVDNATYREWVEKGTLVMRDGKATDARTLASQIGLAKAMRKYDLHRIISFHSRVARARAFASEMLEVIEWMPARQRPKGTLWTGYASGEMTAGERHLRLRRLRQLEDGERGLLANARCLSEGVDVPTLDGVAFIDPRRSEVDIVQAVGRAIRLAEDKTVGTIVLPVFIDTETDPEKALKDSSFKPVWDVINALRAHDEELAEQIDTIRFELGRKGGRARIPDKIHFDVSPRVSASFARAFDVRLVEKTSAKWEFWYGLLARYVAANGAAQVPVDFVVEGFALGQWASVQRGMYSKGTLSDERRARLETLPGWSWDVLSDRWDVWMGLMNEFVAEHGHANVPFPYTVGEYNLRSWVAIQRGAFRRGQLSKERIRELEALPDWSWDLVQDIWQQNYNALTKFAERVGHARAPQRHVESELNLGTWVAVQRRNREEMFSERRALLEALPGWSWDPYTERWEKAYAVLVAFTEREGHARVLISHRENGFPLGRWVTHQRRKRDKLTVEQRKRLEALPGWNWDARSDLWHRKFALLQQFQRRRGHALVPQKHIEDGIKLGSWVNEQRNRRDEISAERRALLESVPGWAWDPHTAAWERGYRALVEFAHQEGHARVPAGHVEAGVKLGVWVGEQRANQATMHQERRRRLEAVPGWSWNSIEDSWMEHLEVLRAFAAREGHTNVSVDHIENGLKLGQWTRLRRRELTKLTQQRKALLESVPGWFCGRKSDYLWSQKLGLLKQFITREGHARIPEGHIEDSVRLDIWVREQRAERANLSAERKAGLEALPGWRWTIFQEVWGERYDLVVKFAARKGHSRVPQSHLEDGVALGSWVAVQRQKRDALTAERREKLENLPGWAWNPHDARWESTYELLREYIKEHGTSRVAYSRNYKGTKLGNWVSLQRSNYTKRKLSAERQHRLEKLTGWEWTI
- a CDS encoding caspase family protein — its product is MTAAPKRDGWRAALIGVSRYADPTFSDIPAARNNVEDLARTLTAPGGAFSEEHCTVLTNPDQSMQVGEAIATAAQNAHDVLLVYYAGHGLVGRGGRLYLVLPGTDRDHPEWSSVPFTTLRDELMDSPARARILILDCCFSGRAFEAMSTPLPS
- a CDS encoding tetratricopeptide repeat protein translates to MFTTPNYQLTPGAEAPIAPGTGADSETLFESGWHSANHGDLPQAEISWRRAASQGHIGAMNNLANLLVTRRQAREAHDWYRRAAELGSSDAMGNLANLLYEARHIDDAERWWRLAGEAGNADAMYNLAVMLDKSFHFDEAITWYRRAAEAGHTDAMHNLAIRLRYRGQNSEATTWWHSAGHKRAQRTNDKPRGPVSRTQSH